GTACAGGTCGAATTTgactaattagtttaatttttaggaAGCGACACTTGCGTcatgtatattgttttttttgaGCTAATGCAAAATCTGTTCACACACGACATTAATATCTCGGAAAGGTTTAGAATTGAAGCTTCGATGCCCGACACTACTCTACAATACTCGCGTACAATTTTCTGACACTGGTCACGAGCTTAGGGATCTGTTTTAGACTTGACAGTTTTCCTTGCCAAAACCAGTCGCGATACCTGTCGCAAAAGCTCTTACGAGATTCCGTTAGTCAAACAATTTTTGCTGTGGACACAATCCTAGCACGATTCTTTGTCAGTGTAAACGTAGCTTTAAACAGCTTGGCCAATGGTTCTCTCATATTAATTAATCTTTCCTTCTGACCCAATGGctcaatttataataactatttaaacaaaaattaattttttaagaacaaatagTACAAACACGAACAAATACGTAAGAACAAATGTTCAAGTTTTTACGTGTAGAATTAACtaacaaatgtgttttaataCCACTAGTAAATTACCGCGCactttccaatattaatttatttttgcgaGACCTTTCAAAATAAGATTCAATCGTCAAGCAACTTcacaaattgatttttaaaggccatgcaaaaatacattaatattggaaAGTGTGTGGTAATTTACtagtgatattaaaaaattatttctaatggTCCAAGAATCtccaataaaaatgtgtattaataatatttctaggAGAAAAGCGTTTATCTCCATGTATCTTTACatgacaataaaaattatacccATTAAAGGTATTACTCATTAGGTTTTAGATTTGGTCAGTTATAAGGAAGAAAATAAACTATGAAGATAGTACTAGAACAATATCAAACCCAAAATATATTGTACCATTTCctgtttgtatgtattttacaaacaaacacatgctatataattttgtagaatatatcaataaaataaaatgaaacaatacaCCTGTAGGACTCTTTTCGGGCAGTCAGCTGCATCTCTAAAGATAGAATAAATACACTTCAATGATAAAGAATTCAGGGAAAATAAGTAAACTCgttattaaaatgtaagatatttatttcttgaaatttgCAAAgcataataactttattaaaccGTTATTAGATTAAAGTATTGTTAATTATGCGACTTATGTATTATCGGTAATGTAAAATATGAGATTGCAGGAAGTGAGAGGTATTGTCTCGATACAGAAGTGACGGCCTACGATACGCGCTGGGTTAGCCCCGTGCATGCTACCCGCTACCCGCTACTCTACACCCTCACAGCACGTACTTGAGGCTAGTGGTAGGAGTATGTCTGGTGTTACTAAGTACTTATAACACTAGTCCAAAGTCTGAGAGCACGATCAGATCGGAAGCCATTACTCGAACTATTATAGAATATTTcgtattaaatttcattataaactagttttatagttaaaaattagttttcttattGAAATACGAATAATCAAAAGCAGTTTTTACTTTAGTTCAATTGATACTGTCTGGTAATTAATATTTGCAACATGTTATTGTGCAGTACTACAGCAATTGAAGTTATTCTACAGACTTTAACTGTTACAATTTCTGTTTTAGCCTCTACAGTGTCCCTTATTCaatattacagtattacaatCTTAATACTAATgagaaaaattatgtaaagtttattttttctttttaaactgctcaaactaatttgtaattatcCACACTATTCCAACTACTCTTGCTTAATAAAATAGAATGGAACAggaaattgtattgttatttttgatacagtgtagaatttaaaactgttaattatgTTCAtgctagaaatataatattataatatatttgttttataaagcaAACATACGAGTGTTACACAAAGGCTTTGTGTtacgaattttattttttggttggTGTGTTCAGCATAAAATTATGTGGTAAATTGCTTGTAATTATtgcacaatttatatttttaaaatattatctgtttTAAAGAAACTATCTGGAAAACACACCTTATTATTGTATATAgataattaagtatattttaacgaCATGGATCAGGCATGTGTTTGATTGATTTTATATGAACTAAATGTATTCCAAAATCTTAATTCTTTCAGTAATGTGTTTTGCTTTTCTACACTCCTTACAAAGTAAACGACGAAAGGTCTTAACGGGTTATTCCACTGCAAAAACTGGTATTAAAATGGTAAACTTATGAAAATgatgaaatatattatgtatatatattataaacttatgaAAATATGATACTGTTAAcgatattaaaatagtaaatggtgtaattattagttctaaaattatgaataacaacaACTTAGTAgttgtattgttatattaagtattataacaataaccatataataaattattcttaaaccattctaaaaatatcacaaagacaagattatttaaaataaagataatgcCAATATATTATTCAGTGTCAGATCTGCACAAAAGTTTTTGTAACAATTGAGAATGAATGCTCTTTGGACTTCTACTGTGGAATGTAATGGAGTATTGGTCATAATATATAGAGGAAAGCCAAAACCGATgataaaatacaaacttataacggcatgtaaactttataaaaactttaaccaaattgattttaacaaactttgcaatagatttattttaacagtACTTTCACTTAAAGAACttacaatacatatatacatCTCTTTAATTGTGAAAATACGTAACCCATAAGGCATCGAAGCTTTAGTCATGTGAATGGCCTTATGTACAGAAGGGTACGGAAAGGGTAGTGAATAGTAATGTAATGTTGCTTGAGCATCTATCACAACCACAGCTATGGTCTTGGATACAATACACAACATCAACatatacaaacaatacaaaagtAGTCTTTTCGGGtttcaatattattacttattatcttAATATTATAGCCAAAAATAAGAACTACACGAGTTAACTTTCATCCACGTATTTCGATGTCAAAAATGTTGAATCAATGTATGCATATCATTCAATACgcataatgtaataaaataaaaggaaataacataaatacctgtAAATCGTCCCTTTCTCATATAgagtatatatcatatatattgtTGTATGCATTCTTTTTACCATAAGTAAGTATAATGTTTTTACCATCAGAACATTGTGTATGAAAGAAAActcgttattaaaattaatgaaaagtaaaaacGTTTTACACTCATTTATAAGTAACTATGACACAAATATAAATGGAGTTGGGTTAATTCTAATAACGTTTTTTGTGTTTACAATAATACGACACACCCAACATCATATTTAGCTTTACATAGTAAAACTCATGAAATAGTTAAGTTCAAGTCACAATGGAACCTTCTTCTAGGACACTTTTCTTTGTGGTACGAGTTCCAACCTTCTCTTATTGGGTTATACAATTTTGCCTTATTAAACAGATTTAACTGCACTCCGCATGAGTGCCGAGCTTACGGAAGACATTTTGAAAGCAACGGAGAAATCGATGAATGGTTTGTAAAAATGTAGAGGGTGCTATTTTGAATAGGTTGTAGATATTCTGAAACAGTAACAAATAAAGGGAGAAGAAGTACAGGTATAAATTAAGGTTTGGGGATAAATTCAGTTATTAGAGCAAAAGTGACCAAACGTCGCTACTTACAACGAGAAAATAGAGTGGAAGAAAATGTTAGTAAAATCAATAACAAGGAAGACGTTAGCACGTGATGATGGTGTCTAAGAGGTGCCATAGTAAAAGTGTCCTAACTAAATTATgatgaaatatatacaaaatagtaCAACAAGTAAGTTAAAATGTGCTttagtgacagtgaaagtgatttAAAGTAAAGTGAGATACCCAAATTGTAGTAAACAGTACAGAAGAAATGGATATATTACAGAGTGGTAAGAGTGTTAACAAACTGCCTGCACTCGTGAATTCGCTTAGGGCAAGGCTGTTGGTGAAGAAAAGGAAGAATCACAAAAAATGGGATCAACTATTTCCATTTCGTTTGAATATAATCTTTGATATCTTTTGTTTTGAGCATCGGGCAGACAGAGGTCAGACAGACACAAAGGTAAGCACCACCGATCGAAAAGTACAAGAGGTACAGCACGATACACATCTGGATTCAGCTCCGTATACACAAATAAAAGCAATATCACATGTACTTCAACTCGGAAAGAAAAGTGCATCACAAGAGAACGGTGACGTTCATGTGACTCCAGGCTGTCGTCTGAGTGTCGCCTGATATGGCAGCGGCTTCCACTAGGACTGGACGGATGGGAGAATGGGAAGCCGGTGTAAACTGGATCAGTATTCCTCCTCCTCATCGTAGTCGTCCAGGCTGTCGTCGTCCCTGCGGACATAGGCAAGCGGTGCGTAAGCTGGCAACAGCGGGTGCGCGGGGCAGGAGGCTACAATCTACTACTGTGCTCAGGCATGCTTACAGGTATAACTCATGCGTTATTGTCTAACAGTGACACACATTTACCAACAATTGTCAATACAATATTGAGTATTAAACGATATTTGTCACTTTGTAAAATGTATGATAAACTATCACATTTCTTTCAGCATACAGCTTATTAATTACTCAATTAATAggtatatatttaagtttttgtaattcCTTACAGAAATTATGGTGTCaacttaaaactatgtttaaaaagttAGACTTTATGTACGTTTGCTTTTTCCAATTTTGAAAGAGGGGCGATACTAAGATCGCCAAGGTGTCGGACTTTGGGTCTCAATTACAGATATTACAGGTGCAAAGGCTAAAAAGAAGATCGGTCTCTTTTGTTATTACAAACAAACTGTAGGCTTTTGAAGTAGTAATACCGGGCACATTGAAATCAGGTTCGTATAGGAAACTGctgataattatataatatgtgacAGAATGTATATGAATGATTGAAGAGGATTAAACCATacgttgattttttttaattatattaatttaaaccaaatatctttaataagaattaatttaaagAGTGTCATTCTCTTCATTGATATGCATTCTCCCAAAATTTATCACACCTCTTTTTTAGCCTTTTGTCTTTAAGTCAGGTTATTAATTTTcggaaaacaaacatattaaatgCTCATATATTCTCAAGgagtgattaaaaataatttttcttcttttcctgACTTTCCTAAAAGGAGGTATTTAAGTATTTAGAGCTGTTACCATGAACTCAAACAAAAAAGATTATCCAACCAAAACCaatcatataatgtattattCCCGCTCTTAAGTTatggataaattataaaaaagaacgaGGTAAAACAGTGGTAATAAGTTAAGCCAGAATTTGATCATATTCGCTACAAAAGAGATAATTCTGAGTCCTATAAAATTCCacattatttatttgtgacatcCTTTATACATTAGCCTTATATTACAAAACGCTTTAAACACCaaatttgcaaacaaaattacatttttcaataagtttaagtATTATCATTGTTAATaccatataatataaatgatgtAACACGAATCAATGTTATTCACTGtacttaaatatactataatttcaaaataatttgatgGAAACCATCTCTCAAATTTTTCACAAGGCACTTTTCTGTTATCATTGCATAAATCGCTACTAAAATGGACAAATGtgtagttttgtttaaatatatgaatgtgtaaaaaatttatatttcttttagtaCATGTACTAAAATCGGGTTTTAATTATTCTGTACAGCATTGATCACCTTGAAGTACTTTAAACGCCCTCTTTAAAATCAGATTacttatatcaaataatttaataaaacctaaTCTGCTTCTGATCCTGTCTTTAAAATTTCAGCCAAGCCAGTAAGTTAGATTGGATTAAGAGTAAAAGTAAGttgattatttcaaaatagtaatGTACATTCTCTCATGCGGTTTCGACCGCAGTGACAATTGCGTCATTAGGTAGCCTACCCACGTGTCGTTCCTTAGGcatatttgatattttccaaAAGAGCAATAAAGTGGAGCGCTAGAGACAAAACAGTTTCTAAGTGACCTCGATgacgtaatataaattattacagtgTATGGTTTTTTGCACGTAGATTTTGTACTATCAGTAGTTCAGAATTGAAAGATCAGCGAAGCGGCGATGTGAAGTTGGAGACTGGGCAGTTTTTAGTGAACTACTATTTTAGGGAATATTTGCGCAAAAGTTCAatggttttagaaataatttatgacATTTCATCAGGTAATCGTACTGAGCGAATTAAACTCCACAGTATTTTGTTTCGTCGTTCATGCATCCTGTAAAAGAGTGGTTCAGAATCTCAGCTTATTAAGCACTAAAAATTGATttctcaaacaataaaaaaatatattttaactaaaacccTCCCATTTTTCATTTTGACTGACTgagtaaaatatatcaataattaaatggGTAGAAATGAATAGCAACATTATTCTATCGGCTGTAAATATACATGattgtgtatgtatatgcataaatatgcataaatattttaatttaaatacattttaagacacATTTTGACTCTAATTTTACTTGACCTATTaatgaactttaaattaattgtatctttCACCCAGAattgcagtttatttttaaagtaattgtgACAGTGCAGAGTATATACACATGATAACATTGATACTTTGTGACCAGATATATCTTACagtaatgcatttaaaattatattaccgAAGTTTAAATGCATAATTCCTTCCTTTGGTATATAGACTACTTTAACAAATACGATTTAGATCATAATGATTgatcataaaattacaaaacattcatCGCTTTCTTTTGGCTTCTACATAACCATAGATTAGTGGGTTCAATGTGTAGTTAGATGAATCATATAAAAATcctaaatcaaaatataacttaCTCGTCTTTCGAATTGAACTTTTCGACGTAAGTGGTGTTCTCGACGCCACAGCCAGTGCGGTTGCAGCCCGGACAGTACCAGTAACTGAGAACTCCGATGGAGACGCCGAACAGGACGTTAGGTATGACGAGAGACAACACGAGATGTCGCAGATTGTCGTCCCAGCTGTACCTCGCCACCACCATGTCGGGGTACGTGCGACTGTAGTAGCAGGGGAACGGCGTACCCAGGTGACTGTACCCGTACTGCTTGGCGAACTCCGAGCAGTTGACCCGCGGAGGGTAACCGCAGCCCTCGGTGTTGATGAAGAATCGTGTCTCACCCACGTCCCACTCCAGGGCGTTGATGTCTATGTTACCCTGGGGTCATACAGAAACGTGAGATTGTCGTTTACATGCTATTACATAACAATGAAAACTATAGTCAGCAAAAcaggaaaaactaaaaaaatctcgTTTTACACAGTGATATATCAAGTTAAACTTAatccaataaatacaaaataaataactataaatgtgTTGCTTAGCGCTCGTCTCGTGAACGAAtggaccaattcggctaattaaaaaaaatatatgttcgtTAAATCGGAGGAAGGTTTTGATGATGACAAAAATAGGAACAATTTCCcggaataaacaaaataattacatttacattcagttctgattaaatgtttataagaaatcttctgtactttttcaaatttagtaCAGCATAGCACTTtactaaacatattaatataaaagtacaaaataaagaaaaaagtgtataaaataaaagatataaaaaattacacacattTGTAGAAAATAGGAGAGAAATAAATGCTGTTATGCATGCTGAGAAGCCTTAACATCGTGGCAAAATCAGACAATTACTTCAACAGGTGAGTTTTAATTTGTATGATGTGTTTTACTTTTAACAGATGaggaaacataatttataattaatgttataaacataGTTAACGAAGTTAAACATGAACtatgtttaattataacattaaccTCGCGAACGCGATGATAGCACTTTTAGGGTAATAGAAATACAAGAATGAACACTATCATACCTCAAACCGTTAACCTTTCCAAAACTACAGTCTgaaaaacaacacttttttaaCGTAAAATCTTattaacgattattttgaaatgttgcatgaacttagtAAGGGTTCCCTCTTATAATAGAATTGTATGCTTTTTGACTGTAAAAGACTTCTCAACCCTATATGTACTAGATGTTTTCTTCACgggaacaaggcaaactcaattatgGCACTGTAACAATCTTATACTAAAAATAGATTACAAGAGCCGAAAGTAAACACCTTAAGCCCGAATAACATAATCAGTCCTACGTAAGCACGTATATTTACTTTATCGGGACCACAAGACAAACTAAGCTATAGCACTTGAAATACTCGTATCTTAGAGCAGAAGTATATGACAAAGTATATAATAAACGCTTTTTGATTGAAGTAGGTTTGCGATACTAATGTTCTTGTATGATTggggcaacaaagcaaactcagcTGTGGCGTCGGAAATGTTATTAATTCGAACCAAAAATGTGCAGACACGTGCCAAACCTGACAAAAGAGGTAGTCCCTTAAATTCACGTAAAAATTATTGGAcagattatattgaaattttaatgggggggggaggggggcacTTGTGTTGAAAACTCTCTTTTGGCTTAATCAAGAGGGTTCGGAGGGCCGTATATTTCCTATGTTGAATTTACTAGCTATGTTGATGACCCGTTTCCTTAGAAACTACTATAGATACAAGgctgattttttaacaacttttttgcTATGTGGTGGGAACTTTAACATGAGGGTTTTTTAGTAAGtctatttttttggattttatgattgaaaaaaaatgctcgtacaaaaaatatatttttccaggttttttattataaaataataactaagctTCATAGCTAAAAAATCTTCtgttaaagttttctttatagCTACAAATATATATGGTAAGAATGTCAGATCTCTATCTtaagcagtttttaaaataataaggtattttaaaaaaacactgttttttgaaaaaaaaacgtgatttaagataaaatacatgttttagttGTAACTTACTCTATAAATGACATATTTAGTGTATTCCAGCACCATAAATAAGCTGGTTGGTCTGGGTCTTCATCATCTGCAAATGCTTTTTAGCGGTCTCACGGCGTTGTCTGGCTTTTTTCATGAAGTTTGACAGCATTCGTTCCCCCCTGCGCACATGGAGTCTGTCCATATCACTGAACACAACACTTGTATTTTGGCTCACAGTTGCTCCAAGCTCCTTTAGAACTAAGCACCTAGTCACATTGCCTTTTTTGAAGCTCAAAACAGCATCATAAACACCAGCCAACATGGTTTGCAAGCCTACAAACACTGTTTTCGGTAGCCGCGACTAAATTACGGCATTCACAGCACCCATTCGCTATTGGACATGTCCACAGCACTTCATTTTCTTAATTTCATACTCTTCTCCATATGGCCTGCTATCATTCACAGAACTAAACGCACTAGAATCACCATCGcccaagtaatatttataaatgcaaaatttcaagaaaaacgtACGAcatttatctaataaaaattgaataactttCGCTCTACATGTCAGAAATATATGTAGGTGGTGCTATCATTCACAGAACTAAACGCACTAGAATCACCATCGcccaagtaatatttataaatgcaaaatttcaagaaaaacgtACGAcatttatctaataaaaattgaataactttCGCTCTACATGTCAGAAATATATGTAGGTGGTCTTAAATTAATTCTAAGATGATAggga
The Homalodisca vitripennis isolate AUS2020 chromosome 4, UT_GWSS_2.1, whole genome shotgun sequence DNA segment above includes these coding regions:
- the LOC124360490 gene encoding protein tipE isoform X2, encoding MGAEGGVPGDEGDVIHIETLLEKAKFYTSLCLGTTAILSVFAFLFLIPFVVDPAISTILADYESTPVTCVAVGHVYAEGLSNCSWASCKEGCTSSALRCHQILVNYTRLTFDEWSKGNIDINALEWDVGETRFFINTEGCGYPPRVNCSEFAKQYGYSHLGTPFPCYYSRTYPDMVVARYSWDDNLRHLVLSLVIPNVLFGVSIGVLSYWYCPGCNRTGCGVENTTYVEKFNSKDEISTTYSK
- the LOC124360490 gene encoding protein tipE isoform X1 — protein: MGAEGGVPGDEGDVIHIETLLEKAKFYTSLCLGTTAILSVFAFLFLIPFVVDPAISTILADYESTPVTCVAVGHVYAEGLSNCSWASCKEGCTSSALRCHQILVNYTRLTFDEWSKGNIDINALEWDVGETRFFINTEGCGYPPRVNCSEFAKQYGYSHLGTPFPCYYSRTYPDMVVARYSWDDNLRHLVLSLVIPNVLFGVSIGVLSYWYCPGCNRTGCGVENTTYVEKFNSKDEDDDSLDDYDEEEEY